The following proteins are encoded in a genomic region of Canis lupus familiaris isolate Mischka breed German Shepherd chromosome 6, alternate assembly UU_Cfam_GSD_1.0, whole genome shotgun sequence:
- the PDZD9 gene encoding PDZ domain-containing protein 9, producing MKKAANKSWKDKQIDFKVKSSVHNLSKTQQTKLTVGNLGLGLIIIQHGPYLQITHLIRKGAAARDGKLKPGDVLISVGHANVLGYTLREFLKLLQHITIGTVLQIKIYRYFIDIPPEWKEIYDLIPETKFPVTRTTTKTKQSKDDSFTSSDENEDVVSDKKLKYYKYSQSTGHQSARRPVSISKEWHGYKKKNHTISVGKDINCDVMIHRDLKKEVRAPSPYWTMVKRDNESSSSSTASSTSDAFWLEDYAHVEKGKGQPVLKVA from the exons ATGAAGAAGGCCGCCAACAAGAGCTGGAAAG ACAAACAAATCGACTTCAAGGTCAAGTCATCTGTACACAACTTGAGCAAAACTCAGCAGACCAAACTCACCGTTGGGaacctgggcctgggcctgatCATCATCCAACATGGACCCTACCTCCAGATCACCCACCTCATCAGGAAGGGGGCTGCGGCCAGGGATGGAAAACTCAAGCCAG GTGATGTTCTGATTAGTGTTGGCCATGCCAATGTGTTAGGATATACTCTTcgagaatttttaaaacttttgcaaCACATCACCATAGGCACAGTGCTACAAATCAAGATTTACCGATATTTTATCGACATACCcccagaatggaaagaaatctaTGATTTAATCCCTGAGACCAAATTCCCAGTAACACG cacaACAACGAAAACTAAGCAGTCAAAAGATGACTCCTTCACAAGCAGTGATGAAAATGAAGATGTAGTTTCAGATAAAAAACTGAAGTATTATAAATATTCACAGTCCACTGGGCACCAGTCTGCAAGGAGACCAGTGTCTATCTCCAAAGAATGGCATGGATATAAAAAGAAGAACCATACCATTAGTGTAGGAAAAGACATTAACTGTGATGTGATGATTCACAGAGATCTTAAGAAAGAAGTGAGAGCCCCTTCTCCATACTGGACAATGGTGAAGCGAGACAATGAAagttcctcctcctccacagCCTCCTCCACCTCAGATGCATTTTGGCTGGAAGACTATGCCCACGTTGAAAAGGGCAAGGGTCAACCTGTATTGAAAGTTGCTTAG